A section of the Leptotrichia buccalis C-1013-b genome encodes:
- a CDS encoding DUF4926 domain-containing protein, which yields MSDKVLKNSIGTVVIIFPEFPNDYMVEFMKDEKTLDILVIKEEDIEKININL from the coding sequence TTGTCTGATAAAGTTTTAAAAAATTCGATTGGAACAGTTGTGATAATATTTCCTGAATTTCCAAATGATTATATGGTAGAGTTTATGAAAGATGAGAAGACTTTGGATATTTTAGTTATTAAGGAGGAGGATATTGAAAAAATTAATATAAATTTGTAA
- a CDS encoding GTP-binding protein, with protein MKKLKILVISGFLGAGKTTFIKEMVKSTKREYVIFENEFGDVNIDGEILRNNTEEMKENNQKNGNVELNVWELTSGCACCSTKADFISSLLVIDNTLNPDFLIVEPSGIAILSNILKNVTNTGYDRIKMFPPITIIDAGTYFKYKNKYDEIFIDQIKMAAHIQLSKVENMVDEELQLIYEDIKSFNPNADIFTNDYHNQNTDYWNALFSGELLKTENSDLIDVKNKMQNVTYKNSYADNPAILVSFLDKMILGHYGDINRAKGVFKGFNCNMCFDVVNTNYNIIILENGTENNAVFIGNQIDRELLIQDLDKMKKLKQEI; from the coding sequence GTGAAAAAATTGAAAATACTTGTTATTTCTGGCTTTCTTGGAGCAGGAAAAACTACATTTATTAAAGAAATGGTTAAAAGCACAAAAAGGGAATATGTAATTTTTGAAAATGAATTTGGAGATGTAAATATTGATGGTGAAATCTTGAGAAATAATACTGAAGAGATGAAAGAAAATAACCAGAAAAATGGAAATGTAGAATTAAACGTATGGGAACTTACAAGCGGATGTGCCTGTTGCAGTACAAAGGCAGATTTTATATCTTCACTTCTTGTAATTGATAATACTTTAAATCCTGATTTTTTAATAGTCGAACCATCAGGAATAGCTATTTTGAGCAATATCTTAAAAAATGTGACAAATACTGGCTATGACAGAATAAAAATGTTCCCGCCAATAACAATAATTGATGCTGGCACATATTTTAAGTATAAAAATAAATATGATGAAATATTCATAGACCAGATAAAAATGGCAGCACATATACAGCTTTCAAAAGTCGAAAATATGGTAGATGAAGAGTTACAGCTAATTTATGAAGACATAAAATCGTTTAATCCAAATGCTGATATTTTTACAAATGATTATCATAATCAAAATACGGATTACTGGAATGCACTTTTTAGCGGAGAACTTCTAAAAACAGAAAATTCAGATTTAATAGATGTTAAAAATAAAATGCAGAATGTTACTTATAAAAATTCATATGCTGATAATCCCGCCATTCTCGTGTCTTTTCTGGATAAGATGATTTTAGGACATTATGGGGATATAAACAGGGCAAAAGGAGTATTTAAAGGATTTAACTGCAATATGTGCTTTGATGTGGTGAATACGAATTATAATATTATAATTTTGGAAAACGGTACTGAGAATAATGCAGTTTTTATAGGAAATCAGATTGACAGGGAACTGTTAATACAGGATCTTGATAAGATGAAAAAGTTGAAGCAGGAAATTTAA
- a CDS encoding SDR family NAD(P)-dependent oxidoreductase: MKKVILLTGASSGIGYQTAESLAKEGHIVYGAIEDVEISEAKMQFEVNLFGLARLVQLVLPHMRKQKSGRIINVSSMGGRLTTYFGAWYHATKYALEAFSDALRMEVADFGIDSQMG, from the coding sequence ATGAAAAAAGTAATTTTATTGACAGGAGCAAGTAGCGGAATTGGATATCAGACAGCAGAAAGTCTGGCAAAAGAAGGGCATATAGTTTATGGTGCAATAGAAGATGTCGAGATAAGTGAAGCGAAAATGCAGTTTGAGGTGAATTTATTTGGATTGGCGAGATTGGTTCAATTAGTGCTTCCGCATATGAGAAAGCAAAAATCAGGTAGAATTATAAATGTTTCTTCGATGGGAGGAAGATTGACAACTTATTTTGGAGCATGGTACCATGCAACTAAATATGCACTTGAGGCATTTAGTGATGCGTTACGTATGGAAGTGGCTGATTTTGGAATAGATAGCCAGATGGGATAA
- a CDS encoding NAD(P)-dependent alcohol dehydrogenase → MEEKMKAFVMKRIGEVGWITKDRPKCGPTDAIIKPLALAPCTSDIHTVYEGGVGERHDMVLGHEACGEIVEVGELVKDFKVGDRILVAAITPDWNSVEAQAGYSMHGGGMLAGWKFSNVKDGVFGEYFHVNDADGNLALIPKGMDYGTACMLSDMVPTGFHSAELADIQFGDVVAVFGLGPVGLMGVAAAALKGAGRIIAVDSREQVVPIAKAYGATDIVDFKKAPADEQIMELTDGKGVDRVLIAGGDQRVFATAIKILKPGGRIGNVNYLGSGEFIQIPRVEWGTGMAHKQIFGGLMPGGRLRLEKLARLIEFGKLDPSLLITHRFEGFENVEKALELMRTKADGVIKPVVYMTSQRINE, encoded by the coding sequence ATGGAAGAAAAAATGAAAGCGTTTGTAATGAAAAGAATCGGAGAAGTTGGTTGGATTACAAAAGATAGACCTAAATGTGGGCCGACAGATGCAATTATAAAACCACTTGCACTTGCACCATGCACTTCAGATATACATACTGTTTATGAAGGTGGAGTTGGAGAAAGACATGATATGGTCTTAGGGCATGAAGCTTGTGGAGAAATAGTTGAAGTTGGGGAATTAGTTAAAGATTTTAAAGTTGGAGATAGAATATTAGTTGCAGCGATAACTCCAGATTGGAATTCGGTAGAGGCTCAGGCAGGATATTCAATGCATGGTGGAGGAATGCTTGCTGGATGGAAATTTTCAAATGTCAAAGATGGTGTTTTTGGCGAATATTTTCACGTTAATGATGCAGATGGTAATTTAGCATTAATTCCAAAAGGTATGGATTACGGAACAGCATGTATGTTAAGTGATATGGTACCTACTGGATTTCATAGTGCAGAACTTGCTGATATTCAATTTGGTGATGTTGTTGCAGTATTTGGATTGGGACCTGTAGGACTTATGGGAGTTGCAGCAGCTGCATTAAAAGGAGCTGGAAGAATAATTGCTGTGGATTCAAGAGAACAAGTTGTACCAATCGCAAAAGCGTATGGTGCGACAGATATTGTTGACTTTAAAAAAGCACCTGCAGACGAACAAATTATGGAATTGACAGATGGAAAAGGTGTAGATAGAGTGTTAATTGCTGGAGGAGATCAGAGAGTATTTGCTACTGCTATAAAGATTTTAAAACCAGGCGGACGGATTGGAAATGTAAATTATCTGGGAAGCGGAGAATTTATACAGATACCTAGAGTTGAATGGGGAACTGGAATGGCACACAAGCAAATTTTTGGAGGGCTTATGCCAGGTGGAAGATTAAGACTTGAAAAATTGGCAAGATTGATTGAATTTGGAAAATTAGATCCAAGTCTTTTAATTACTCATAGATTTGAAGGTTTTGAAAATGTTGAAAAGGCACTAGAACTTATGAGAACAAAAGCTGATGGAGTAATAAAACCAGTAGTTTATATGACTTCACAAAGAATAAATGAATAA
- a CDS encoding DUF896 domain-containing protein, producing MEDIIKKVNEFSKLARERELTEEEKKEREKYRKMYIEKFKESVRGHLDSIKVVRVDDDGNPIDDDGNVIEPEA from the coding sequence ATGGAAGATATTATTAAAAAAGTAAATGAATTTTCAAAGTTGGCACGTGAGAGGGAATTGACGGAAGAAGAGAAGAAAGAGCGTGAAAAATATAGAAAAATGTATATTGAAAAATTTAAGGAAAGTGTGAGGGGACATTTGGATAGCATTAAGGTTGTTAGAGTGGATGACGATGGAAATCCAATTGATGATGACGGAAATGTTATTGAGCCTGAAGCGTAA
- a CDS encoding helix-turn-helix domain-containing protein yields the protein MKIEFCLENYRKKLILENEKFNIIKNEKNGENMKITMPKQFQDFLKSIGLSIENILEQAGIPNILWKEEIQLSTEEYYLFLKKIDEVITDEQISAISNIDNLNVFIPSFFAALSSKNGLEGLKRLAKYKKLIGPVFLEIKEFEEIVQVQYFFEQREKELPRFAVLNEQLMLINLLNKGIGKEIFPVSVTSPFEYGELLTKEINSTINKAKQNEVIFNMKDLKKPFLTANNIMVEYLEPQLKQKLAEMESETFETFASRVQKKLFQLIPSGQFGLENVAEEFGISGRTLQRNLSAENTSFNQMVKDIQKIMTFNYLEAKELLIDEIAYLVGYTETSSFYRAFKKWTGKTVSQYQKDKK from the coding sequence TTGAAAATTGAATTTTGCTTAGAAAATTATAGAAAAAAATTAATTCTTGAAAATGAAAAATTCAATATAATAAAAAATGAGAAAAATGGAGAAAATATGAAAATAACTATGCCAAAGCAGTTTCAGGATTTTTTAAAGAGTATTGGATTATCAATTGAAAATATTCTTGAACAAGCGGGAATACCGAATATTTTGTGGAAAGAAGAAATTCAGCTTTCTACTGAGGAATATTATTTATTTTTGAAAAAAATTGATGAAGTCATTACTGATGAACAAATTTCAGCGATTAGCAATATTGATAATTTAAATGTGTTTATTCCTTCATTTTTTGCGGCACTTTCTTCAAAAAATGGACTTGAAGGTTTAAAAAGGCTGGCAAAATACAAGAAATTAATAGGGCCTGTTTTTTTGGAAATTAAAGAATTTGAAGAAATAGTTCAAGTTCAGTATTTTTTTGAACAAAGGGAAAAGGAATTACCACGTTTTGCAGTTTTGAATGAGCAGCTTATGTTGATAAATTTATTGAATAAAGGAATTGGAAAGGAAATATTTCCAGTAAGTGTTACAAGTCCTTTTGAGTATGGTGAATTATTGACAAAAGAGATAAATTCTACGATAAATAAAGCAAAACAAAATGAAGTCATTTTTAACATGAAAGATTTGAAAAAGCCATTTTTGACAGCAAATAATATAATGGTGGAATATTTGGAACCGCAATTGAAACAGAAACTGGCAGAAATGGAAAGTGAGACATTTGAAACTTTTGCAAGCAGAGTTCAGAAAAAACTTTTTCAGCTTATTCCGAGCGGGCAGTTTGGATTGGAAAATGTAGCAGAAGAGTTTGGGATAAGTGGAAGGACTCTTCAAAGAAATCTGTCGGCAGAAAATACCAGTTTTAATCAGATGGTAAAAGATATTCAAAAAATAATGACCTTCAACTATTTGGAAGCAAAGGAACTTTTAATAGATGAAATAGCCTATCTAGTAGGATATACTGAAACTTCTTCCTTTTATCGGGCATTTAAGAAATGGACAGGGAAAACAGTATCGCAGTATCAGAAGGACAAAAAATAA
- a CDS encoding pseudouridylate synthase, with the protein MEKIDTEKTKMDKLIRDFENTKYFGYMFFVEYDGQKFESFDENPNKKSVKSEFRKILENNKIKIFKGIQQAGRTDANVSAKENILYINSKGIIDFSKLKFLETEGLKINKIVRTLPFLEFPQMIEKRYYIYEYPKKLRKNDEERINQICKKVSGKKNFYEFTSEKGKKLKNHRREIFVKYENDKLYFVGDGFLPQQVRIMSNFILNNTKFDIEKLTDENFENRKLGIKDKPLDGKYLTLMKVDFSEELEKISFFDVKNIEELINLKKNNNENLEIGNSKIKIDDLNEQLKSIDKVKKIERNSYFTVFFVEKKDKGEFIGKRGKNIRKLKKIFGDIVVKEI; encoded by the coding sequence ATGGAAAAAATTGATACGGAGAAGACAAAAATGGATAAATTAATAAGAGATTTTGAGAATACAAAATATTTTGGATATATGTTTTTTGTAGAATATGATGGACAGAAATTTGAATCTTTTGATGAAAATCCTAATAAAAAAAGTGTTAAATCAGAATTTAGGAAAATTCTGGAAAATAACAAAATCAAGATTTTTAAAGGTATTCAGCAGGCTGGAAGGACTGATGCAAATGTGAGTGCAAAAGAAAATATTCTTTATATAAATTCCAAAGGGATAATTGATTTTTCAAAATTAAAATTTTTGGAAACAGAAGGGCTGAAAATCAATAAAATAGTGAGAACATTGCCGTTTCTTGAATTTCCACAAATGATTGAAAAAAGATATTATATTTATGAATATCCAAAAAAACTTAGGAAAAACGATGAAGAGAGAATAAATCAGATTTGTAAGAAAGTATCTGGGAAAAAAAATTTTTACGAATTTACTTCGGAAAAGGGGAAAAAATTAAAAAACCATAGAAGAGAAATTTTTGTGAAATATGAAAATGATAAGCTGTATTTTGTAGGAGATGGATTTTTACCACAACAGGTGCGGATTATGAGCAATTTTATTTTAAATAATACAAAGTTTGATATTGAAAAATTAACTGATGAAAATTTTGAAAATAGGAAATTGGGGATAAAAGATAAACCACTTGATGGGAAATATTTGACACTTATGAAAGTTGATTTTTCAGAGGAATTGGAGAAAATTAGTTTTTTTGATGTGAAAAATATTGAAGAATTGATAAATTTGAAAAAGAATAATAATGAAAATTTGGAAATAGGAAATTCTAAAATCAAAATAGACGATTTGAATGAACAATTAAAAAGCATTGATAAGGTTAAAAAAATTGAGAGAAATAGTTATTTTACGGTATTTTTCGTTGAAAAGAAAGATAAAGGAGAATTTATTGGGAAAAGAGGGAAAAATATTAGGAAGTTAAAGAAGATTTTTGGAGATATAGTTGTAAAAGAGATTTGA
- a CDS encoding IS5 family transposase (programmed frameshift), giving the protein MQRRYEISDEQWNKIKHMFPKAKTGRPGKDLRLMFNAVLWIACSGAPWRDLPERFGSWKTVYSGFCKWRDEGTLLKIFEHLREDADYENLSIDSTVVKAHQSSAGAKKGAKDSEVNQHIGRSSGGRTTKIHAVVDGLGNPLYIKLTAGQIHDSTQAIKILSQLSIKGSNILADKAYGTKEVREYIRKHGGECVIPPKSNAVNKWECDYHIYKERHLVECFFNKLKQFRRIGTRYDKLASTFINFIYIGCIMILIK; this is encoded by the exons ATGCAAAGAAGATATGAAATATCAGATGAACAGTGGAATAAAATAAAGCATATGTTTCCCAAAGCTAAGACAGGACGTCCAGGCAAGGATTTACGCCTGATGTTCAATGCTGTGCTGTGGATTGCCTGCAGCGGAGCTCCATGGAGAGACCTTCCTGAACGTTTCGGTTCATGGAAGACGGTCTATTCCGGTTTCTGCAAATGGCGTGACGAGGGGACTCTGCTTAAAATATTTGAGCATTTAAGGGAAGATGCCGACTATGAGAACTTGAGCATTGACTCTACAGTAGTTAAAGCCCACCAGAGCAGTGCAGGAGCTAAAAAAG GGGCAAAAGATTCAGAAGTGAATCAGCACATCGGGAGAAGCTCAGGGGGAAGGACAACTAAAATCCATGCAGTTGTTGATGGACTTGGAAATCCGCTGTACATAAAACTTACTGCAGGACAGATTCATGATAGTACGCAAGCAATTAAAATATTGTCGCAGCTAAGCATAAAAGGCAGCAACATACTGGCAGACAAGGCATACGGAACAAAGGAAGTTCGGGAGTACATAAGAAAACACGGGGGAGAATGTGTAATACCTCCGAAGTCAAATGCAGTAAACAAATGGGAATGCGATTACCATATCTACAAGGAAAGACATCTTGTGGAATGTTTTTTCAATAAGCTTAAACAGTTCCGCAGAATAGGGACACGCTATGATAAGCTGGCAAGCACATTCATAAATTTTATTTATATAGGATGCATAATGATTTTAATAAAATAA
- a CDS encoding FAD-dependent oxidoreductase, producing the protein MKKYDAVIIGFGKGGKTLAGFLAGKGQNVALIEKSDKMYGGTCINIGCIPTKKLVDSTKVLKNKGLSGIEEKERFYTESINNKNTLIGALRGKNYEMLATKENIDIYDGFGSFASKNVVNIESNGENVQIEGEKIFINTGSTTIIPGIKGLKESNHVYTSTSIMELKELPKKLTILGAGYIGLEFASMYADFGSKVTVIDLAQRLMPREDEEIADRAKAIFEAKGIKFLLESKIEEIIDKNGKGYVQISQGASKSEIESDAILVAIGRKPNTEGLNLEAAGVKTDEKGAVVVDETLKTTADNIWAMGDVKGGLQFTYISLDDFRIIRDNLYNGGNRTVNDRNVIPYSVFINPPLSRVGMTESEAIAKGYEVKTGRLEAMAIPKAKIEGVTDGLLKAVIDAKTDKILGCTLLCNTSHEMINIVAAAMKAEQKYTFLKDMIFTHPTMSEALNDLFGSVK; encoded by the coding sequence ATGAAAAAATACGATGCAGTAATAATTGGATTTGGAAAAGGTGGAAAAACTTTGGCAGGATTCTTGGCTGGGAAAGGTCAGAATGTGGCTTTGATTGAGAAATCAGATAAGATGTATGGGGGGACTTGTATAAATATTGGATGCATTCCTACGAAAAAACTTGTTGATAGTACAAAAGTTCTTAAAAATAAAGGATTAAGTGGTATTGAGGAAAAAGAGAGATTTTATACAGAAAGTATAAATAATAAAAATACACTGATTGGTGCATTACGTGGAAAAAATTATGAAATGCTGGCTACAAAGGAAAATATTGATATTTATGATGGATTTGGAAGCTTTGCTTCAAAAAATGTAGTTAATATTGAAAGCAATGGAGAAAATGTTCAGATTGAAGGAGAAAAGATATTTATAAATACAGGTTCAACTACAATAATTCCTGGTATAAAAGGGCTTAAAGAAAGTAACCACGTTTATACAAGCACTTCAATTATGGAACTAAAGGAACTTCCTAAAAAATTGACTATTTTGGGAGCAGGATACATTGGGTTGGAATTTGCTTCAATGTATGCTGATTTTGGGTCAAAAGTTACAGTGATTGATTTGGCACAAAGACTCATGCCTAGAGAAGATGAAGAAATCGCTGATAGGGCAAAGGCTATATTTGAAGCAAAAGGAATTAAGTTTTTACTGGAATCAAAAATTGAGGAAATTATTGATAAAAACGGAAAAGGATATGTGCAAATTTCACAAGGAGCAAGCAAGAGCGAAATTGAATCAGACGCAATTCTTGTGGCAATTGGAAGAAAACCTAATACAGAAGGGCTTAACCTGGAAGCGGCAGGAGTAAAAACTGATGAAAAAGGTGCGGTTGTAGTTGATGAAACATTGAAAACGACAGCTGATAACATTTGGGCAATGGGAGATGTGAAAGGCGGACTTCAATTTACATATATTTCTCTTGATGACTTTAGAATAATAAGAGATAACCTTTACAATGGAGGAAATAGAACAGTAAACGATAGAAATGTAATTCCATACAGCGTATTCATAAATCCACCTTTATCAAGAGTTGGAATGACTGAAAGCGAAGCAATTGCCAAAGGATATGAAGTAAAAACAGGAAGACTTGAAGCAATGGCAATTCCAAAAGCAAAAATAGAAGGTGTAACAGATGGACTGCTTAAAGCAGTTATAGATGCAAAAACAGATAAAATACTGGGATGTACTTTATTATGCAATACTTCCCACGAAATGATAAACATTGTTGCAGCAGCTATGAAAGCTGAACAAAAATATACATTCCTAAAAGATATGATATTTACTCATCCGACAATGAGCGAGGCTTTGAATGATTTATTTGGAAGTGTGAAATAA
- a CDS encoding tetratricopeptide repeat protein produces MKKNPTMAEKERILQKGLEVQKKYLRIGVVYFKSVEKDIPMADYYLARNYSARGENEEALKWARKGSNRGVKEASAFAGHIYANQRDEMNARKYYIKAMDQGDYREDTLFRVWVYGERKEINSEVVEAFKRNLNKNIEVKNALAFYYQRHDYFDEAEKLYKELVNEKYPNAERLLGELYMSKKDYDKAEEWLLKESENLFSHSEDNVKRIEEKRARLLRLLAKVYEMKGDYGKAENNLLKAKELAHKELALTSLAKLYEKQGKYNQALKINDELEELKKTKKRKIKS; encoded by the coding sequence ATGAAGAAAAATCCGACAATGGCGGAAAAGGAGAGAATTTTGCAAAAGGGGCTAGAAGTTCAGAAAAAATATTTACGAATTGGGGTAGTGTATTTTAAAAGTGTGGAAAAGGACATTCCGATGGCAGATTATTATCTGGCAAGAAATTATAGTGCGAGAGGGGAAAATGAAGAGGCACTGAAATGGGCAAGAAAAGGCTCGAACAGAGGAGTGAAGGAAGCAAGTGCATTTGCAGGACATATTTATGCTAATCAGAGAGATGAAATGAATGCAAGAAAATATTATATAAAGGCAATGGATCAGGGAGATTATAGGGAAGATACCTTGTTTAGAGTGTGGGTATATGGAGAAAGGAAAGAAATTAATAGCGAAGTGGTGGAAGCGTTTAAAAGAAATTTAAATAAAAATATTGAGGTAAAAAATGCTTTGGCTTTTTATTATCAGAGGCACGATTACTTTGATGAAGCTGAAAAACTCTACAAGGAGCTTGTTAATGAAAAATATCCGAATGCAGAAAGACTTTTAGGGGAACTTTATATGTCGAAAAAAGATTATGACAAAGCTGAAGAATGGTTATTAAAAGAATCGGAAAATTTATTTTCACATTCAGAAGACAATGTAAAACGGATTGAAGAAAAAAGAGCAAGATTATTACGTCTGTTAGCAAAAGTTTATGAAATGAAAGGAGATTACGGCAAGGCTGAAAATAATCTTTTAAAAGCAAAAGAACTTGCACATAAGGAACTTGCATTAACGAGTTTAGCCAAATTGTACGAAAAGCAGGGGAAATATAATCAAGCTCTGAAAATAAATGACGAATTAGAAGAATTGAAGAAAACAAAAAAAAGAAAAATTAAATCATAA
- a CDS encoding TMEM175 family protein — protein MKKDRLVGFFDGVIAIIITVLVLELPKIKGTTLAAIWENRVHYFAYITTFILFVIFWDTHHMIFDKVEKINSKIVKIQMLLLFLNTLFPYITLWVSENPYSYLVECVYIFFLLGENIIYSWLCDELVKADPKNIKLKKTVISLKRHKITTILQISSFIIGLFNPMLMLIIGFISLSIWYIPIPKIRKNK, from the coding sequence ATGAAAAAAGACAGATTAGTGGGCTTTTTTGATGGAGTTATAGCGATTATAATAACAGTTTTGGTATTGGAACTGCCTAAAATAAAAGGTACGACATTGGCAGCCATTTGGGAAAATAGAGTGCATTATTTTGCATATATAACGACATTTATACTATTTGTAATATTTTGGGATACTCATCATATGATATTTGACAAGGTTGAGAAAATAAATTCTAAAATAGTTAAAATACAGATGCTTCTATTGTTTTTAAATACGCTGTTTCCATATATAACATTGTGGGTTTCTGAAAATCCTTACAGCTATTTGGTGGAATGCGTGTATATATTTTTTCTGTTGGGAGAAAACATCATTTATTCGTGGCTTTGTGATGAACTTGTGAAGGCAGATCCCAAGAATATAAAGCTAAAGAAAACAGTAATAAGTCTTAAAAGACACAAAATAACAACAATTTTACAAATTTCTTCTTTTATAATAGGTTTATTTAATCCAATGCTTATGCTAATAATAGGATTTATTTCATTGTCAATATGGTATATTCCAATACCAAAAATTAGAAAAAATAAATAA
- a CDS encoding HAD family hydrolase, translated as MKYDLVIFDLDGTLMDTSKSITKTVNSAMEELGKKQYSANECVKFVGGGVSGLARNILGKEKYEDVTNEEMEKVIRKYYDIYFDYGVEPYEGIPELLDFLEQNGVKKGIVTNKDHETALSAVDKKLSKWKFDGIFGSNEKEYPNKPNPYNVDKMAKNLNISKEKILFVGDMLVDVNTAKNAGIDIVYCKWGFGEVKGEVEIDEDVKVSDVQEIIERIKGE; from the coding sequence ATGAAATACGATTTAGTTATATTTGATTTGGACGGAACGCTTATGGATACGTCAAAATCTATTACAAAGACTGTAAATTCAGCGATGGAAGAACTTGGGAAAAAGCAATATTCTGCTAATGAATGTGTAAAATTTGTTGGTGGTGGAGTTTCAGGGCTTGCACGGAATATTTTGGGAAAAGAGAAGTATGAGGATGTAACGAATGAGGAAATGGAAAAAGTTATAAGAAAATATTATGATATTTACTTTGACTATGGTGTTGAGCCTTATGAAGGAATACCTGAATTGCTTGATTTTTTGGAACAGAATGGCGTGAAAAAAGGTATTGTAACAAATAAGGATCATGAAACAGCCTTGTCTGCTGTTGATAAAAAATTATCCAAATGGAAATTTGATGGAATATTTGGTTCAAATGAAAAGGAATATCCAAATAAGCCCAATCCGTATAATGTTGATAAAATGGCAAAAAATTTAAATATTTCAAAAGAAAAAATATTATTTGTTGGAGATATGCTTGTGGACGTAAATACGGCTAAAAATGCTGGAATTGACATTGTTTACTGCAAATGGGGATTTGGTGAAGTAAAAGGCGAGGTTGAAATTGATGAAGATGTGAAGGTTTCTGATGTTCAGGAGATTATTGAGAGAATAAAAGGTGAATAG